One genomic segment of Paenibacillus xylanexedens includes these proteins:
- a CDS encoding prohibitin family protein → MKNSKTFRVGAIAVALVIIVGVLLVTFFLTRIPNGYVGVVYSPNGGVKDSTLSQGWKLVGAFDKVTKYPIRIQTVEYRDIQIATSDGKNITIDFAYNYQVEPSKVSSIFNTFGPISIQEIEDTYLKTRFRDAARKGISKFTVIDVYGEKSSEAGVDVQQRFSDDVKELGFIVSNVTVGVPQPDAKTQEAIDKRVEASQELERKTTELEIAKKEADRKRVEAQGNADKLLIEAEGQAKANKELQQSLSSQLVEYETIKKWDGALPYVSGSNTPMIQLPTTKTEQNSGAGSVSP, encoded by the coding sequence ATGAAAAATTCAAAGACGTTTAGGGTAGGGGCAATTGCGGTTGCATTAGTTATTATTGTGGGAGTATTACTGGTGACCTTCTTTTTAACACGAATTCCTAACGGATATGTTGGGGTCGTATATTCACCCAATGGAGGGGTAAAAGATAGTACACTGAGTCAAGGGTGGAAACTTGTTGGAGCGTTTGATAAAGTGACGAAATATCCGATCCGAATTCAAACGGTGGAATACAGAGATATTCAGATTGCTACTTCTGACGGGAAAAACATCACAATTGATTTTGCTTACAACTACCAAGTAGAACCAAGTAAAGTATCTTCTATCTTTAATACATTTGGGCCAATTAGCATTCAAGAAATTGAGGATACATATCTCAAAACACGTTTCCGTGACGCAGCTCGTAAAGGTATCTCCAAGTTTACAGTCATTGATGTGTATGGTGAAAAGTCATCCGAAGCAGGAGTAGACGTGCAACAACGTTTTTCTGATGACGTTAAAGAATTAGGCTTTATTGTATCAAACGTTACTGTAGGTGTTCCTCAACCTGACGCTAAGACGCAAGAAGCAATCGATAAGCGTGTCGAAGCTTCTCAAGAACTGGAACGTAAAACGACTGAACTTGAGATCGCCAAAAAAGAAGCAGATCGTAAGCGCGTGGAAGCGCAAGGTAATGCAGACAAACTATTGATCGAAGCAGAAGGTCAAGCTAAAGCAAATAAAGAGCTTCAACAATCCTTATCGAGTCAACTCGTTGAATATGAAACCATCAAGAAATGGGATGGAGCCCTTCCATATGTAAGTGGGTCAAACACGCCAATGATTCAATTGCCGACTACAAAAACAGAGCAAAATAGCGGCGCTGGGAGCGTATCTCCCTAA
- the yaaA gene encoding peroxide stress protein YaaA, giving the protein MRIIISPAKKMKIDTDLMAIAQMPQFINESEQLLSLLQKLSYDELKAMWKCNDAIAEQNVERIQNMNIKANLTPAIYSYEGIQYQYMAPGVFQNEELEYLQQNLRILSGFYGMLRPLDGVTPYRLEMQGKLQGPGFKTLYQFWGSKLADQLQSESNHILNLASKEYSKNILPFLSEETRFITCVFGQMVNGKLVEKATWAKMARGEMVRYMAEHKITDVKDVRNFDRLNFAFSEERSDESTYVFLQAEGK; this is encoded by the coding sequence ATGAGAATTATCATATCACCAGCTAAAAAGATGAAGATTGATACCGATCTTATGGCTATCGCGCAGATGCCGCAGTTTATAAACGAGTCAGAACAGCTATTGAGTCTGCTTCAAAAGTTATCCTATGACGAACTCAAAGCGATGTGGAAGTGTAACGATGCAATCGCCGAACAGAATGTGGAGCGGATTCAGAATATGAATATTAAAGCAAATCTGACACCAGCAATATATTCTTATGAGGGTATTCAGTATCAATATATGGCACCAGGTGTTTTTCAAAATGAGGAATTAGAGTATCTTCAACAGAATTTACGTATTTTATCCGGTTTTTATGGCATGTTACGGCCTTTGGATGGCGTTACCCCTTATCGGTTGGAGATGCAGGGCAAGCTGCAAGGTCCAGGCTTCAAAACGCTCTATCAATTCTGGGGTAGCAAACTCGCAGATCAGCTTCAATCTGAAAGCAACCACATCCTAAATTTGGCTTCCAAAGAGTATAGTAAAAATATTTTACCTTTTCTGAGTGAGGAAACCCGGTTCATTACTTGTGTATTCGGACAAATGGTCAATGGGAAGCTTGTTGAAAAGGCAACTTGGGCCAAGATGGCCAGAGGTGAAATGGTACGTTATATGGCAGAGCACAAGATTACAGATGTGAAGGACGTAAGAAACTTTGATCGGTTAAACTTTGCCTTTTCAGAAGAGCGATCTGACGAGAGTACGTATGTATTCTTACAAGCAGAGGGCAAGTAG
- a CDS encoding DUF3139 domain-containing protein — MKLLKTSLVIVALVVIASFTWYGSYKSDMKQLEDDLRTYLTAEKGIDGNKIISITARRSKMPMYPVVVKFKDNPQEYIYYRADEWIQLTPDPHE, encoded by the coding sequence ATGAAGTTGCTAAAGACCTCATTAGTTATAGTAGCACTAGTGGTCATCGCTTCTTTTACATGGTATGGCTCTTATAAGAGTGATATGAAGCAGCTTGAGGATGACTTGAGAACATATTTAACCGCCGAAAAAGGAATAGATGGAAATAAGATTATAAGCATCACTGCTCGTCGAAGCAAAATGCCGATGTATCCTGTTGTCGTCAAATTCAAGGACAATCCGCAGGAATATATCTACTATAGAGCAGATGAATGGATTCAGCTGACGCCTGATCCGCATGAATAA